The proteins below are encoded in one region of Nilaparvata lugens isolate BPH chromosome X, ASM1435652v1, whole genome shotgun sequence:
- the LOC111051339 gene encoding 14-3-3 protein epsilon isoform X1, whose amino-acid sequence MSEREDNVYKAKLAEQAERYDEMVEAMKKVASLDLELTVEERNLLSVAYKNVIGARRASWRIISSIEQKEENKGAEEKLEMIRTYRTQVEKELRDICSDILGVLDKHLIPCASTGESKVFYYKMKGDYHRYLAEFATGTDRKEAAENSLVAYKAASDIAMTELPPTHPIRLGLALNFSVFYYEILNSPDRACRLAKAAFDDAIAELDTLSEESYKDSTLIMQLLRDNLTLWTSDMQGDGEAEGEAEQKEQLQDVEDQDVS is encoded by the exons ATGTCTGAAAGAGAAGACAATGTTTATAAAGCTAAACTAGCAGAACAAGCTGAACGTTACGATG AAATGGTGGAGGCCATGAAGAAAGTAGCCTCACTCGACCTCGAATTGACGGTCGAGGAGAGGAACCTGCTCTCAGTTGCCTACAAGAATGTGATTGGAGCCAGGCGTGCTAGCTGGAGGATAATCAGCAGCATAGAACAGAAGGAAGAGAACAAAGGTGCCGAAGAAAAACTCGAAATGATCCGCACCTACAGGACTCAG GTGGAAAAGGAATTGCGAGATATCTGCTCTGACATTCTTGGAGTTCTTGACAAACATCTCATTCCCTGTGCTTCTACCGGCGAATCCAAAGTTTTCTACTACAAAAT GAAAGGAGATTACCACAGATACCTGGCAGAATTTGCCACTGGAACTGACAGGAAAGAAGCGGCGGAGAATTCACTCGTAGCATACAAGGCGGCAAGTGACATTGCTATGACAGAACTTCCACCCACTCACCCTATCAG ATTGGGACTGGCTCTGAACTTCTCGGTTTTCTACTACGAAATCCTGAATTCACCGGATCGAGCATGTCGTCTGGCGAAGGCTGCGTTCGATGATGCAATCGCTGAATTGGACACATTGTCTGAGGAGAGCTACAAGGATTCCACATTGATCATGCAGCTTCTCAGAGACAACTTGACCCTTTGGACATCAGACATGCAAGGCGACG GAGAAGCCGAAG GAGAAGCTGAACAGAAGGAGCAATTGCAGGATGTGGAAGATCAAGACGTGTCGTAA
- the LOC111051339 gene encoding 14-3-3 protein epsilon isoform X2, with protein MSEREDNVYKAKLAEQAERYDEMVEAMKKVASLDLELTVEERNLLSVAYKNVIGARRASWRIISSIEQKEENKGAEEKLEMIRTYRTQVEKELRDICSDILGVLDKHLIPCASTGESKVFYYKMKGDYHRYLAEFATGTDRKEAAENSLVAYKAASDIAMTELPPTHPIRLGLALNFSVFYYEILNSPDRACRLAKAAFDDAIAELDTLSEESYKDSTLIMQLLRDNLTLWTSDMQGDGEAEQKEQLQDVEDQDVS; from the exons ATGTCTGAAAGAGAAGACAATGTTTATAAAGCTAAACTAGCAGAACAAGCTGAACGTTACGATG AAATGGTGGAGGCCATGAAGAAAGTAGCCTCACTCGACCTCGAATTGACGGTCGAGGAGAGGAACCTGCTCTCAGTTGCCTACAAGAATGTGATTGGAGCCAGGCGTGCTAGCTGGAGGATAATCAGCAGCATAGAACAGAAGGAAGAGAACAAAGGTGCCGAAGAAAAACTCGAAATGATCCGCACCTACAGGACTCAG GTGGAAAAGGAATTGCGAGATATCTGCTCTGACATTCTTGGAGTTCTTGACAAACATCTCATTCCCTGTGCTTCTACCGGCGAATCCAAAGTTTTCTACTACAAAAT GAAAGGAGATTACCACAGATACCTGGCAGAATTTGCCACTGGAACTGACAGGAAAGAAGCGGCGGAGAATTCACTCGTAGCATACAAGGCGGCAAGTGACATTGCTATGACAGAACTTCCACCCACTCACCCTATCAG ATTGGGACTGGCTCTGAACTTCTCGGTTTTCTACTACGAAATCCTGAATTCACCGGATCGAGCATGTCGTCTGGCGAAGGCTGCGTTCGATGATGCAATCGCTGAATTGGACACATTGTCTGAGGAGAGCTACAAGGATTCCACATTGATCATGCAGCTTCTCAGAGACAACTTGACCCTTTGGACATCAGACATGCAAGGCGACG GAGAAGCTGAACAGAAGGAGCAATTGCAGGATGTGGAAGATCAAGACGTGTCGTAA